The Flavobacterium faecale genome has a segment encoding these proteins:
- a CDS encoding response regulator, whose amino-acid sequence MKKTIWLIDDDPIYQIIMKKIIHKSDLFSTISSFANGKSAIEALKVAIEENNPSLPEIILLDIEMPIMDGWGFMQEIALMDKSKLESVLIYISSSSIAVEDKEKAKCNSSILGYMSKPVKLEDLIAIATT is encoded by the coding sequence ATGAAGAAAACTATATGGCTGATCGATGATGATCCTATTTATCAAATCATAATGAAAAAAATAATCCATAAATCGGATTTATTTTCTACTATTTCTTCCTTTGCTAACGGAAAGTCAGCAATTGAAGCCTTAAAAGTTGCCATAGAAGAAAACAATCCTTCTTTACCTGAAATTATTTTACTAGATATCGAAATGCCAATTATGGACGGTTGGGGCTTTATGCAGGAAATAGCATTAATGGACAAATCAAAATTAGAGTCAGTTTTAATTTATATCTCAAGTTCTTCCATTGCAGTTGAAGATAAAGAAAAAGCAAAATGCAATAGCTCCATTTTGGGATATATGTCTAAACCCGTTAAACTTGAAGATTTAATAGCTATCGCAACCACTTAA
- a CDS encoding multidrug effflux MFS transporter: MIKANNFKIILILGGLTALGPFSIDMYLPGFSGIATDLNTTVAKVAMTLSSYFIGISAGQLLYGPLLDRFGRKIPLFIGLLVYILASLGCVFVPDIDTFIGLRFIQAVGSCAATVASVSMVRDLFPVKEIPKVFSMLMLVVGLSPMLAPTIGGYVTASYGWQPVFLILMCLGIIILLAAHFGLPNTYTPDPTISLKPKPILKNFWTVLKEPQFYTYAFTGAISFSGLFTYVAASPILFMDIFAVDAKLYGWIFAFMSCSFIGASQLNSLLLRKFTSEQMIFGALLTQSVIIITFLIAAINNLLGLCGTIALLFMYLGCLGISNPNTAGLTLAPFTKNTGSASALMGAIQLGLGAIASFAVGIFVINSMVPMTIIMATTTITALIILQIGKRTIKVKH; this comes from the coding sequence ATGATAAAGGCTAATAATTTTAAGATAATTTTAATATTAGGTGGACTAACTGCACTTGGCCCCTTCTCAATTGACATGTATTTACCAGGATTTTCAGGTATTGCCACAGATTTAAATACAACTGTTGCAAAAGTTGCAATGACATTATCAAGCTATTTTATAGGAATTTCTGCAGGACAGTTGCTCTATGGTCCACTATTAGACCGTTTTGGAAGAAAGATTCCACTATTTATCGGGCTTTTAGTCTACATACTTGCCTCTCTTGGTTGTGTTTTTGTTCCAGATATCGATACTTTTATCGGATTACGATTTATTCAAGCCGTTGGTAGTTGCGCCGCAACTGTAGCATCTGTCTCAATGGTGCGTGATCTATTTCCCGTAAAAGAGATACCAAAAGTTTTCTCTATGCTAATGCTTGTAGTAGGTTTATCTCCTATGCTTGCGCCTACGATTGGTGGTTATGTGACCGCTAGTTATGGTTGGCAACCTGTATTTTTGATTTTAATGTGTTTAGGGATAATAATTTTGCTAGCAGCACATTTTGGGTTACCAAACACCTACACGCCTGATCCCACGATTTCTTTAAAGCCAAAACCTATTTTGAAGAATTTTTGGACAGTATTAAAAGAGCCTCAATTTTATACTTATGCCTTTACAGGAGCTATTTCGTTTTCAGGTTTATTTACCTATGTAGCCGCTTCTCCAATTTTATTCATGGATATTTTTGCAGTAGATGCAAAATTATACGGCTGGATATTTGCTTTCATGTCATGTAGTTTTATCGGTGCAAGTCAATTAAACTCTTTACTTTTGCGCAAATTCACTAGTGAGCAAATGATATTTGGTGCCTTATTAACGCAGTCTGTAATCATAATCACTTTTTTGATTGCTGCCATCAATAATCTATTGGGACTTTGTGGAACGATTGCTTTACTATTTATGTACTTAGGTTGTTTGGGAATTTCAAACCCAAACACTGCTGGATTAACATTAGCCCCTTTTACCAAAAATACAGGTAGTGCATCTGCCTTAATGGGAGCGATACAGTTAGGACTTGGAGCAATAGCTTCATTTGCAGTAGGTATATTTGTAATTAACTCTATGGTACCTATGACAATTATTATGGCAACAACAACCATTACTGCCTTGATAATCTTGCAAATAGGAAAACGTACCATCAAAGTAAAACATTAA
- a CDS encoding L-threonylcarbamoyladenylate synthase: MAEFIKIYEDKPSEAAIAKVVKVLQAGGLVIYPTDTVYGLGCDITNSKALEKIARIKGVKLDKANFSFICHDLSNLSDYVRQIDTATFKILKRALPGPYTFILPGNNNLPKEFKKKTTVGIRVPDNSIVLEIVRQLGNPIVTTSIRDEDDVVEYTTDPELIFEKWQNLVDMVVDGGYGDNIASTIIDLSEDEPVVIREGKGSLDIL; the protein is encoded by the coding sequence ATGGCAGAATTTATAAAAATATACGAAGATAAACCTAGTGAAGCAGCTATAGCCAAAGTGGTTAAAGTACTGCAAGCAGGAGGTTTGGTCATTTATCCAACAGATACGGTTTATGGTTTAGGTTGTGATATTACCAACTCAAAAGCATTAGAGAAAATTGCAAGAATAAAAGGAGTGAAGCTTGATAAAGCTAATTTCTCATTCATCTGTCACGATTTAAGTAATCTCTCAGATTATGTGCGTCAGATTGATACGGCAACTTTCAAAATTTTGAAGCGTGCTTTGCCTGGGCCTTATACATTTATTCTTCCGGGTAATAATAATTTACCCAAAGAGTTTAAAAAGAAAACTACGGTGGGTATTCGTGTTCCAGATAATAGTATCGTTCTTGAAATTGTACGTCAATTAGGGAATCCTATTGTGACGACCTCTATTCGTGATGAGGATGATGTTGTGGAGTATACGACAGATCCCGAATTAATTTTCGAAAAATGGCAAAATCTTGTTGATATGGTAGTCGATGGCGGTTATGGAGATAATATAGCCTCTACCATTATTGATTTATCTGAAGATGAGCCTGTAGTTATTCGTGAAGGAAAAGGAAGCTTGGATATTTTATAG
- a CDS encoding KTSC domain-containing protein, translated as MKKIVEYRKLLSVDKTVQLKELKTIYRNAMKDSHPDKFQGDDAGLKEAEENSKRIIEAYHFLVSINPETIKANLPEYTETTSTATITDYKFTDGRLIINFSNGSVYEYISVPKATYVKMVNADSPGRFAKRHIFNAFPYRKTINQD; from the coding sequence ATGAAAAAAATAGTTGAATACCGCAAACTACTAAGTGTAGATAAAACAGTACAATTAAAAGAACTTAAAACCATTTATCGTAATGCGATGAAAGATTCACATCCTGATAAATTTCAAGGTGATGATGCTGGTCTTAAAGAAGCTGAAGAAAACAGTAAAAGAATTATTGAAGCATACCACTTTTTGGTAAGTATCAATCCTGAAACAATTAAAGCAAATTTACCAGAATACACTGAAACTACTTCAACAGCGACAATTACTGATTATAAATTTACTGATGGTAGATTAATCATTAATTTCTCTAACGGTAGTGTATACGAATACATTAGTGTACCAAAAGCAACTTATGTAAAGATGGTGAATGCAGATTCTCCTGGACGTTTTGCAAAAAGACACATTTTCAATGCTTTTCCATACAGAAAAACAATCAACCAAGACTAA